The window GCTTCCACAAATAGTTCAGGAACTAAGAGATGATATAACTGGAGAATACGTATACTAACCAGACAACTTGGTAAGAGCTTTGCATTATGTATGAATGGGCCAGGTATTTTATAAACAATGATTAACCCAGACAAATCACTATTTACAACTGTTGGATAGTTGCTACCATAACATTCTGAAGGAGCTTGTCGTTATAGCAGTTGCTCCTTTCAGTCAAATGTGCCTAAAGCAGACGCTACGTTTAATTCTATGCATCTTTTACATCAACGTCGGCTTTGGCCTCGCGACTTGTGTCTAATGTATTGTTGTTGGTAAACATTTCTTTGGGGAGACTAGTCTGTCAATAAGTAAAACAGTCATAAGCGAACACTTCTCTTTTTCTGAGCGTCTTTTTAGACGAAAGAAAGATATGCTCATTATTTGGGTCACATACATCATTAGCCATTTCTTATTGAGACCTTGCATGCTCCTCTAAACTTTCTTAATTTGCTTTATGTGCATTTGGGAGGCCACAGCCCCGTCCAGAGACCTGAGTAACAGTAGCATCCACGTGTCCCCATGCGACAGCATTGCCATTAGTGAGATCATTCAAGGCATGGAGGCCAATATTTAAACCGCCATTATAGACAGCATCTATTCccaatacatgtatgcttcTGTCAGCATACTCTAGCTTGTAGCAGGCGCCGCACAACGTAGAGTTCCATGTAGTACCCTGAACGCCGCCAATGTATGGGAAGCGGGAGATTTGGCCCTGGGTTTCCCAGTGATACTTGGTTATGAGTCCGTTGAGGCCATCAGAGCAAGATACATCTCGAAGAGATCGTGAAGTATCGTCGTAGCCTGGATCGAAAGATACTAAATTAATTGTTAATATGCATGTACGTAGGCCTCAAATTTATTGTAAAGGACAGTCCATACCATAGGTGGCAGTGATGGCTGTGACGAGTGTAGCAACGGTGAAGATATTTGAGAGCTGCATATTGGCAAATTCGTAATCACAagagatatatatatgtgcgtgtgtgtgtgtgtatagGTTGCTTGCAATTGTACGTATGAGAAGCGTCAAAGAGGAAATTTGTAAACGTGGCGTTGATGTTGGAGACTGTTCAAATGTTCAGAGTTGGGGAGTATTCCACCATTTATAATGCTCCATTATCATACCATCTTCTCATCTGAAGTTATTGTTCCTCCAACCACGCATCTTACCCAAAATATCTGACACAAAATACTAGCGTTAACgcaaaagggagagagagccATTTTAGCCTGCCTTCGTGGTTGCCTACTACTGGCCACTAGGGTAAGTGTATCAATCTGTTAGAGCATTTCCGACCTGGATCTGCTTCCCATCATTAGATATCTCCAGATATATGTGGCGTTACCACTGCCGTGATTGCTTTAGAGGCTCCGGTCCGGGGGTGGTAGCAGCCGGGGTTGCAAACAAGACTACTATCCTCATGTTAATAACATTGAGTCACGAAAACAACCACGTATATACAAAGATAAGGGTAAAAGTAcaagtaaattaaaaaaggacATGCAGTTGACAGTCAGCCCCTGGAGTCCATCCCGCCTATCCATATACATACAAATTATGGAGTATAGCAGCAATGATAGAGAATACTTAACGGCTCGCGCGGCCAAGCCATTGAGACACAGAATATTTCCCTTAAAAAGCGGTGAGATAAAGATAGCGTCGTAAAACCGCCCTACATAATATCGTATATTTTCCCTCATATGTCTAAGTAACTCTTCAAACTGAACCATCAGAGTCAGTGACATCATACCATAGGATCATGTGAGGCAAGGTGAGACAGCAGCTACTATGTATTATATGGCCACGGATCAAACAGATACTGCTGAGACTCTGTGTAGCTATTTCTCGTATTCTGATCTCAACTGAGACACACTGCTGCCTAGGTACTATGTATtatactacatgtagctaccTAAGGACTATCAATTTGTCAGTTTGTCTCATGCGCTCAAAAGCTGTTGTAAGACCTCTCTATACTCATCTCGGCGCGGCCAATATATTATGATCTCTACATACACATGAGTACTCTTGGGACTTCATCCATCTTCACAATGTCCGGAATTCGCAGTTTAGCGCTAGTGTTAAGCTGCTGGATTGCTCGGACTTGTCGCTCAAATTAAGGACCGAGAAATATTTTCTGTCGGTGCATCGCAAGTACATATAAAACAAGAGGATAGAAGTTTTGTAATATTCTTGCAGCCCTTGATAATTCGCGCATCTGTACTCCGAGACTCTGAATAGCCCTTACATGTAGGCCACGCCGCAAGAGACTAAATCTCTTGCCCTGCATAGAGACTGACTCCATGTATTACTGAATCTGTACTATTTGCTCCTGCGCGGCGCTTTCAAACCActtcaaaaagcaaagttTCTTGGCTCCTTGGCTCTGCCTCAGACTGTTGCCAAATAACAGCCCAATCCTCTCCCAATTATCCTGCTTTCCCACCTTTTGCACCACAAGAAAAATCGCCCACTCTTTTCCCGTCCTCTTCAAATgccccgccatcatctttatAATCCTCAGGTCTCCGACATCACAAATATTGGTCTCAGAGTTTGGTGCATCTGGACTGAAAGACCAGCCAGAGATTGTTAACTCTACGGGACCAATGTCTCCGACGCTGTTAAACTCAAGAGTGAAGAGTTTCTCGGGAGAAGGATTGGGTTCGCCATTAGTACAAACCCTGATAGTGGCACTCACAGACGGTCCCTTCAGCGTGACAAGGCCTTTGCTAAGACGCCCGAGATATAGAGGACCTTCAGATACACAGTCTATATGTAGAACTTTGGAGAAGATATTGACAGTGTCGTCTGTCAAAGGTCGCTGACACCAAGTAACGTCGATTCCTCCGGCAACGGATGCCCACGACCACGACGGGATATTTGTTAGCTCTTTTGGTCGGCGACTAAACTCGTCCATAAACCAGCAACTGTCAATAATGAAAGTGGTATCCCATAGCCCTGCGAGATACCTCGTGTTAAAGAGTCCAGCGAACTGAGACACAATACCAGCCATTGCTGGCAACCGGTCACTCAGGTAGGTAAATTCTAGTTCCATCATGCTCATGATATTGTCGTGCCAAAGCTCCCGCTGTTTAGTTGCGCTTCCACTCTTAACATCATTGCGCATGATGCTCCTACTTGAGTTTGTACGGAAGAGATCCCAATGTGTTTTCTCATATTTTGACTCACACTGACAAAGGGTCTGAGATCGACAATCCCAGACAACTTCTTTGGTGCAGAAATGGACATAGCGACGGGATAGTATTTGCTCTTGGTATACCCAACCGCGAGTCATCAAAGGAAATTCTGGTGTGAGTAATGAATCTGGTTGCATTTCATACGGATGGGAGATTCCTGTTTCGGCGATCAGATGATAACGTTGGCCATGATGTATGCCTTTAATCTCCAATGGCTTGTCGTATCCAGCTAGTTTCGGGAAGAATCCAATACTTCCATCTATCGAAGCTGTTGCCGCTAGGGTGACGTGGCAGTTGGCATAATAAtccgccatctttgctgccTCGCTCTCCCAATCACTCGCAGAATCTTGGATGATGCATAAAGAGTCGATCCAGATATACTCGATGCCAATCGTAGGACTGAATTCGATTGCGTCTTGGAAGGTTTTAGACAAGGAGTTCCATGGGATTTCATCCTTGAGTCTTTCGATATTGTCAGACACAGTTCTCAGGATTTGAGTCTTTCCCCAGCAGTGGCTAAGACACGCATAGCGACTCTCTGTGAGTGGCTTAGGTTCGATTAGACGAGCTTTGAGAGCTCCTATCTTGTCCGATACAATTTGAACAACTCTCTTTGGGAGTATTGGCGCATTTGCCACGCGGCAATCTTTGTGATCTCTCTCGCAATCGCTTATCCAGGTCAAAATTTGCTCAGCGAGATGATTCCTATCCTTTGAGATGCCTGACCACGGTTTAAAAAGTGGCCAAGGACACGGCTCCCCTACATGCATTCGTTAGTCTTTTCATTTATCAACCCATCATGTGGTCAAAACTTACCCGATTTTGCATGAATGTTCACCTTTCGAGATGCTGTGTGAGTCATGTCTGCGACGCCTTCGGTAGGCCAGATGCCCAAAGACAGGCTTTCGCTTGACAGCGTCCTGTCGGCCGCGAAACTTAGGGTGTAGATAGCGGGAttctcagcagcttctggatggCAGTGTTTGCATGCCTCTACGATGAGGCCGCATGTGAAGCATTCCTTCGCCGATTGAACGAGTTCCTGTAGGCAGTGGGTGTAAAACCCCTCCGCATCGCATTTTTCACGGACAGTGATCTCGTTGAAATCGAAACATATTTCGCATAGGGTAGAGGATGCATCTCCCATGGTAAAATTAAGCCAACGTAGCTAAACTTGGAGAGTTGCTGTAGCGAGTAATTGTCCCGCCTTCTTGCACAGACATGTTTATGGTTGTAAGTCGCCAAGAACCTCGTGCCGAGGGGCCTTTGCACATGCATGCCGGTAAATCTGAACAGGCAGATCCTCCGTATAATTAAATCCTATAGGGTACATAGCCACAGGCCTAATCTGGCGCCTACATCTTGAAACTGCTACTGTACCCGGACCCAATACTAGCGGATTGCTGACGCCGAATTGTGGCGCAAACTTGAAGCACCCCTGACATGCTTAATAAGGCTGCCTAGACCTTATACTCCTTTTCATTGCTCAAATATCGAAGCTGAAAGAGGTGAACAATTGAAGAAAGCTTTGCGCTGGCAGCTTTACAACTGTTAAATCACTTTTTATTGACTGGCTTCAACCGTCTGATTGCTCAAAACTCACGCGAGTGTTCAACATGACGCGTTTGATGCCTCAGCCTTCCGAAACGCCAAGTCAACGAATGAGAAATACGGGAGGCCAAGGCAAGCGCCACTGCTGGGAATGCCGTCGACGATGCTTAGTATGTGACTCTGAAGAGCCTGGATGCAAGAGATGCCATAAATCAGGCATACCATGTCCAGGTTATGGCGAGGAGAAGCCTACCAGACTGAAGTGGATCACGCCCGGCAGAGTCGTATCTCGTGACCAGAAACACAAGAAAACTTTACGGCGGAAGGATCAAGACGACTATGAGGAAATAACAGCAGAAATGATAAGGGAGTTAACTCCGGTTGGAAAATACGCGCGTATAACAATTCCACGCATTGAGATCAACGACGAAGTCCAGGTCATCGCACAAGCCCTCGAGTACTGTAGGttttcattcattcaatATATTTGGTAGCAACTTGCTAATATCTGCTGGATAGTCAACTCTTGCATATACGCAGACTTAGCCCCAATCCACGATTTTGGCCAGAATCCTTTTCTTTACCGGATCTCGATAAAGCATCTCCAAGCTGCGCATCTAAGCCCTGATTATCTGAAGTATGGCATGCTGTGCATGATTATGAGCCACCGAATCAACCAAACGAACAACGCCCTTCAGCTCAAACCCTTAATGGAGAAGTTCTATTTCTATTGGGGCCTCGCTGTCCGATCCCTGAATGAGTACCTCAACATGGAAGACAAGCGAGCCGGCAATACAATTATTGCTGGAATATTGACACTTTTACTTGCAGACGTTAGTCACCTCTACCAAGATTCATCAAAGTTGTTCGCTATGCTTACGTGACTAATTCCTGTTTAGATCCACCAAGGGAGGTCGCTtgattggcgatgccatTTACGCGCAATATACAGACTGATTACGTTACGTGGCGGATTCTACGTACTGTATAAGTCAATGAGCATGAAGCCGTTGATGCTATGCTTTTGGTTGTACGTTTCTCTAATCCAACTCCTTTTTGCCGTTATCACGAGCTGACTTGAGGCATATAGTATTGCAGTAATTGGGGACACTACGTGTCCGGCTTCAGACCTCTTTATGGAAAATTTACATGTTGAGGCTCTGAGCTTCTTACTTGAAAAATAcagcatcatggcatctCAAATTCATCTATGCCCGATCCAGCTGTTTCCCGAAATCTTCAAAATCAACCACTTGCGCATGCAAGGTGCAAGGCCTGATCTTTTTGACGCCAAAGCCCTCCAGGAGGTGGCTTATGAAATATTGGAGCGCATCAACTCCTTTTCGCCCCAGAAGTTGGCTGAATCTAAACACTCATGCCATGAAGACTGGGTATTAGTAGGCAAGGCGTATcaggctgctgttgcgcTATACTGCATTCTGTCACTACAGAGTTTATCAGTTCTTCCTCAGTCTTCAGCCCTGCGAAGACAATGTGCTGAGCATGGAGAACTATTGCAAGTCCTTCTCAAAGAAGCACTCGCTAGCAGAAGGCTGAAGAGGTTCATGGTTTGGCCGCTGGTTGTACTTGGAGTAGAAGCCGTTCATGGCGGCGAGGCAATGCGCACCTTTGTTGCTAATCAGTTGACGGAACTTAGCCATGACGCCGGTACCTATGTTCCACTCACTGCAAAACGAGCTCTTGAAGAGTTTTGGAGCTCTGGAGAAACTCGCTGGGATGATTGTTTCGATAGGCCGTACATCTTCACGCTACAGATTGCTGTGGATACAAGCCGCCTCATGCCGTTGTATAAGTGATCCTTCAGACATCTATTAAAAGCAACGAGAATCTATTAATAATAGGGCTAATCAGAATATATCAGAGTTTCATCAAATTGTCTACGATATGCATAATCTTTACTTGACTCTTGCCCCTTTGCCATCTACTCTTATCGCCATTTTCAGCTGCACTTGAAACTCTCGCCGTCAACTTCAACACGCGGCCAAAGTGGGTCTGAAAAGTGCCCCCGGAAGCTAAAAGTCTTggcactttttttctcctaaTCGGGCAAGGCGTTACTCGCCTCAGGAACAGTTGGCTGCTCTACAGCCTCTCTTTTGCAAGCTTTGGCAAGTTGATAAAAGCCCCAAAGTCGCCATggtccttttcttttgctctttacTTCTATTCAGCTTTCAGTCCTTATTTTCTGacagtttttcttttctcattcttctaTTCGTTTCTTCTTAACGCCACGACAAGTATCACGCCATTTACACATACAACCACTTTCATCTTTCATTACTTATAGATCATTCGACTTCTACACTATTCGCCTTTTTTAAACGATGGCAGGCGGAGATCCAGGTAAGAAACCATGTTTTAATCTCAGGATGCATATTCTCGATTAACAATATGAAGTTTTGTACAGTTTATACGTCTACGCTCCCAACCATGGAGCTccaatcttcttcgccgtGGCCTTTGCTATTTCGGCCGTCTTTCATATCTGGCAATGCTTGTAATACTATTTTACCTCTATATAAGATGAGTGCTAGGAATGTTGGCTAACCTCCAAATTTAGTCAATACAAGGCATTTAGATTAGTCGGATTACAATCTACATGCGCTGTGTTATTCGTGGCGGGCTTTGCTTGTCGAGAGTATTCATCATACCACTACATCTACGAAAAAGACGCAAATAATGTTCTCATCCCCTTTATTCTTGGCCAGGTCTTCATATATGCATGCCCGTAAGTTAACAAACCTATCCTAAGCATGCCCCATGACTAACGGCTAATGAATGTCCAACTGCAGCCCCCTTCTCGAGCTTTCGAACTACCATGTCCTCGGCCGCGTATTCTTTTACGTTCCTCATTGCGCTCCGCTTCCAGCCTCAAGCGTTCTTCGTGTATTTGGAGGCCTCATGGCTATCGTTGAAGCCTTGAATGGTGTAGGAGCCTCTTTATCCGCTAATCCGTCTGCATCACCTGGTACACAAACGCTCGGAAGCCACCTGATAATGGCAGTCCTTGTTATCCAACTCATCGTTATTACTATCTTCGTTGGCCTGACTTCTACCTTTCACGTCAAATGTGTTAAAGCCTCG is drawn from Trichoderma atroviride chromosome 7, complete sequence and contains these coding sequences:
- a CDS encoding uncharacterized protein (EggNog:ENOG41~SECRETED:SignalP(1-18)), which codes for MQLSNIFTVATLVTAITATYVSFDPGYDDTSRSLRDVSCSDGLNGLITKYHWETQGQISRFPYIGGVQGTTWNSTLCGACYKLEYADRSIHVLGIDAVYNGGLNIGLHALNDLTNGNAVAWGHVDATVTQVSGRGCGLPNAHKAN
- a CDS encoding uncharacterized protein (EggNog:ENOG41~antiSMASH:Cluster_7.7); this encodes MGDASSTLCEICFDFNEITVREKCDAEGFYTHCLQELVQSAKECFTCGLIVEACKHCHPEAAENPAIYTLSFAADRTLSSESLSLGIWPTEGVADMTHTASRKVNIHAKSGEPCPWPLFKPWSGISKDRNHLAEQILTWISDCERDHKDCRVANAPILPKRVVQIVSDKIGALKARLIEPKPLTESRYACLSHCWGKTQILRTVSDNIERLKDEIPWNSLSKTFQDAIEFSPTIGIEYIWIDSLCIIQDSASDWESEAAKMADYYANCHVTLAATASIDGSIGFFPKLAGYDKPLEIKGIHHGQRYHLIAETGISHPYEMQPDSLLTPEFPLMTRGWVYQEQILSRRYVHFCTKEVVWDCRSQTLCQCESKYEKTHWDLFRTNSSRSIMRNDVKSGSATKQRELWHDNIMSMMELEFTYLSDRLPAMAGIVSQFAGLFNTRYLAGLWDTTFIIDSCWFMDEFSRRPKELTNIPSWSWASVAGGIDVTWCQRPLTDDTVNIFSKVLHIDCVSEGPLYLGRLSKGLVTLKGPSVSATIRVCTNGEPNPSPEKLFTLEFNSVGDIGPVELTISGWSFSPDAPNSETNICDVGDLRIIKMMAGHLKRTGKEWAIFLVVQKVGKQDNWERIGLLFGNSLRQSQGAKKLCFLKWFESAAQEQIVQIQ
- a CDS encoding uncharacterized protein (EggNog:ENOG41~antiSMASH:Cluster_7.7), yielding MTRLMPQPSETPSQRMRNTGGQGKRHCWECRRRCLVCDSEEPGCKRCHKSGIPCPGYGEEKPTRLKWITPGRVVSRDQKHKKTLRRKDQDDYEEITAEMIRELTPVGKYARITIPRIEINDEVQVIAQALEYFNSCIYADLAPIHDFGQNPFLYRISIKHLQAAHLSPDYLKYGMLCMIMSHRINQTNNALQLKPLMEKFYFYWGLAVRSLNEYLNMEDKRAGNTIIAGILTLLLADIHQGRSLDWRCHLRAIYRLITLRGGFYVLYKSMSMKPLMLCFWFIAVIGDTTCPASDLFMENLHVEALSFLLEKYSIMASQIHLCPIQLFPEIFKINHLRMQGARPDLFDAKALQEVAYEILERINSFSPQKLAESKHSCHEDWVLVGKAYQAAVALYCILSLQSLSVLPQSSALRRQCAEHGELLQVLLKEALASRRLKRFMVWPLVVLGVEAVHGGEAMRTFVANQLTELSHDAGTYVPLTAKRALEEFWSSGETRWDDCFDRPYIFTLQIAVDTSRLMPLYK
- a CDS encoding uncharacterized protein (EggNog:ENOG41~TransMembrane:7 (o20-37i44-62o82-99i111-136o163-187i199-222o249-269i)~antiSMASH:Cluster_7.7), whose translation is MAGGDPVLYSLYVYAPNHGAPIFFAVAFAISAVFHIWQCFQYKAFRLVGLQSTCAVLFVAGFACREYSSYHYIYEKDANNVLIPFILGQVFIYACPPLLELSNYHVLGRVFFYVPHCAPLPASSVLRVFGGLMAIVEALNGVGASLSANPSASPGTQTLGSHLIMAVLVIQLIVITIFVGLTSTFHVKCVKASVPSKNVYTLLATLYMSMTLIFIRCIYRLVEHTGDTKVDITDIEALKQLNPLLRYEVYFYIFEATLMLLNSALWNVWNAGRLLPANPHIYLAQDGIEAMVEAPPDSRPFWQKAVNMFTFGLLYGKKSPVVRLEELTEYSRVGGNGQAGAHMLK